The Vigna unguiculata cultivar IT97K-499-35 chromosome 1, ASM411807v1, whole genome shotgun sequence nucleotide sequence CTTGCTCAAGAGTTGGAAAGAGTAAAGAAGATTGGATTCGATAGTAGTCGTTGTGGCTGCATTCTCAGACAAACTTATGGTCTACCATGTGCGTGTGAATTAACACGATATGATCCTGGGATTATTCCTCTCCAAGAAATTCATGTGATGTGGACTAGGTTGAGCTTCTCCAATGTCTCGTCTTCACAATCTGAAGGGCAATTATCTATTCAGAGGGAGGTTGATCTACTGcttaatcttttcaaagaagttgATATTGCAGGAAAAGTgaccataaaacataaattactcgACATAGTTTGCCCTTCCATGACATCGATGTTACCACCACCGAGTAAAGTTAAGACGAAAGGTGTAGCTAAGAGTCATAGATCAAAGAAGTCAACCAAACGTGATCCCTCCTATTTTGAGCATGTGGACGCCTTCATTGAGTCCTCAAGACAAGACACATGTGTtgcaaaaacagaaaacaagcTGAAGAGCAAACGTGTAATTGAAGAGAAAGTAATACCCATGCTAGAACAGTTCAATCATGTTTTTCATCCTTATATACTCGATGTTGTCGATGTTGTGGCGGACGGTCATTGTGGATATAGATGCATTGCTGCATTGTTGGGTATGGGTGAGGAGTCATGGCCTCTAATCAGACATGATCTATACAAAGAACTTAGTCAATGGCGAGATGAATATGCAACATTAGTTGGAGGCTATGATCGTCTGGAAGAACTGAGAAAGTCTTTGCTAGTTCAATCACCATCAGGGGTATAACTTCTATACACCAatgttgaaatttatgtattacaagttttctatgattttgttttattataatctaattaattatatacaggCTAATCGAGACAAGTGGATGACTATACCAAACATGGGGTATGCGATTGCTAATCGGTATAATGTAATCCTCGTGTGCTTGTCATCAGTTCAGAATTTGACGATATTCCCACTTCGTACATCCCCACCTATTTCGCAAAGTCAACATCGACTAAGTTGTATCGGACATGTTTACAATTCTCATTTTGTGCaggtatatatgtttatatatatatatatatatatatatatatatatatatatattatttttataaagaacttcATTTCTCTATTGACTAATTGTGTATTTACAGGTTCGTCTACAAGAAGGTTGTCCATTACTGACAGTGGATATCATATCATCTAGCAATTGTTACCCAAAGGCAAAAGGGTGGGCATCATTTTATAGAGATAGGATGCAAGCATTCCTAGATTTACACATAGTGGATCGTAGTTATGTAGATCTCATGGAAGACTGATATTTGTTGATTGTATTAAGTATTTCACtgttgtagtttgtaattattttaccaatatataaaattctaactCCTTTGGCCAAGGGACGGAAATATTTTGGCCTCATTGCTAacattaaataacttaatataaaataccatatatagatgaaatatcttaatataaaataccATATATAGATGAAATATCTTAATATAAAATCCAATACAAATGTCAATTCTAacatcaaatacaaataaatcgACTATCCAGACGTAGATGGTCGTCGACCTCAAACTCTACGTCCTCCTCTAGTCTCTTCCTCTTCAACGCCATCTCGAGCCATCTGCAATAACTCATGAGTGCGATCCCAGGCAACTGTGCCCTTAGTAACGTCTCTACAGTCTATCATCCGCTGAAGACCACTTATAATGCGTTTCACGAGACCCTGTGATAATAATAagttaatgtcaaatattaaaagttactaATAATATGAACAACTAAATGTGTAACATACCAATAAACCACTAGAAGATGATGACGGTGACGTCCTCTGAACTGTTATGTCATCTGGCAAATTTCGACGAAGTCGGGGCACAAGCACAAGGCTAGGTCGGTCGGCCTCAGCTCCACGTAAATTGTATGAATGGGAGACTCTCCTAAACCACTGCAAATATCCATCTGAACATGAAAAAGGAGCTGGTGCTTGGACCACTTGATGTACAACAAACTGCTCGTGCTTTTTCCATCGATCATCAATAGCCTCAAAGTCCATCATGGGAACCGAACTAGGCGGTCGTGGAATAGGCTGGATGAAGCCAAATTGTCGCAACACACGCTCTGGCAAATGACGTTGTACGACGGTACCAACCCTCAGGAAGCCATAAAACATGCCATGTGTTACAAGTTGTCGAGCAGCTCTATGTGCTATATATGGGTTCCAAATCATCCCATCATATGTCAAGCCATCCAACTGGACTCTAACATCAGCTATAGCGGAAATGGCGCGTCCAGTGACATAACGTAGAGCACGGGGTTCGGTCTCCACATATGTATCCCGTACTTGCTTCCTTCCCAATGTAGGGAAGTGCTCGTATATCCAAGCctgtatcaaataatatttcatttaaccattgtcatataaaactaaaaacaagtaaaataaataataaaatgttatataaatgggTACCTGCAGAAGAGGTAGATATCCAGCTAATTGCTTTGTATTTGCAAAGCTGGCATCTCCTAGCTGCTCATATAAGTGGACAAGAGTAGCAACTCCCCAACCATATGTACGACATGTGGAGAGATCTCTAAATAGCTCGAGATAATGTGTACGAACATAGGTGGCGCTTTTGTTAGCAAATATCGTGCACCCTACAAGGTGCAAAAGATATGCACGTGCAGCAAACTCCCATAGCTCGTTTTCACAATAGATGTCATACAACTCTCTCAACCAACTAAGTCGGACCTGTGCACCCCGACTTTGATTCAGCTCCACACAAGCCATGGCCCGGTCAACACCAAGAAGTGTCGTCAAAATCTCAACAAAGTCTTCATATTCTAGATTTTCAGTCGAGCAAAAGTTTCCACTGATGGAAAGATGGAGAAGTGACCATACGTCATCCAAAGTGATGGTCATCTCCCCAATGGGTAGATGAAAAGTATTAGTCTCGGGATGCCATCTCTCCACGAAACCCAATACCAACCCAAGATcgatatattcatataaaatgtCGCACAAAGGCGATAATCCAGAAGCTAACACAAAAGGTGCAACAGAAGGGTGAGGACGTCctaatttcttcacttttttaatatgGAAGACCACTTTCACAGCTCGATcctaacaaaagaaataaaaaagaataaaaatacttaagaacaacaaaattaaacctATATAAAAACTTCTTACTGACCTGACCATCCCATATCATGCGTGCAACATGATCCTGGTACCGGGCAATAAAGATGTATCATACGGACCACCAAGAAATCCTCCACCATCGTTATCAATCTCGTGCTCGTCCTCCTGAGGAACGTCAGAAACCTCATTCTCAACAATATCATCCAAAATAACATTAGCCTCATGCTGACCCCTTCTACGAGTCGATGTTGTCGGTCTCTTTCGTGCACCACCCTGTCTGGAACTCTCGGGTGCATCATTTGAACCATGTCTAGATATATTTCCTCGTGTCCTAAccatatctataataaaataaaatacaaattaataaataataaatactcgccctcatctttcctttttttttccttgtaaAAACACTCTAAATGCAGTAAGTGCAGGTTCAATTTCACAtcatctttcctttttttttcctcgTAAAAACACTCTAAGTGCAGTAAGTGCAGGTTCAATTTCACAAATTGAAGACGgatcacaatcaaattaattacatgaaacgaatttaaataaaaaacattaaacgcATTCAAGAAGTAAATCAGATGCTAAAACAGATTTCACATTTCATGGGAAAACCAAAAAACACAGCCAAAACGGATTCCAGGTTCCGTTTCAGCAGTATGGGAAACGGCTTCCACAATCTGTTTCACCTAAgtttctaaaaaaaaacaagaaacgGATCCCACAAtccgttttgtaaaaaaaaaaaggggaaacggattccacaatccgtttcctaaaaaaaaaaagaaacggaTCCCACAAtccgttttgtaaaaaaaaaagaacaggaaatggattccacaatccgtttccaaaaaacaaaaaaaaagaaacggattccacaatccgttttgtaaaaaaaaaaaaaggggaaacgaattccacaatccgtttcctaaaaaaaaaccacacgaaacggattccacaatccgtttccttaaaaaaaaaaaaacgctgCAAAACCCTTCCTCTCAAATACACACCGCTCATCAACACAACCCACCTTCTAGGGCTATTTCCAAAGCAGGTTTAAGACAAAGgtacaactaaaatcaattaaaataaaaatatacacatgcattaaaataaaaatatacacatgcactgtactaatattaaaaaaccaGTAGTACTTAACTGTAAAAAATGGAGAAGCGACGAGAAAGGATGAAAGGCGGTTGCCGACGCTGGGGAGAAGAATGGTGTGTGGAGGAGAAAAGGATTTTGCGTGTGGAGGAGAAAAGGATGGCGTGGGGAGAatgctttgtgggagaagagggagaagagggagaaggagGATGGAGAGTGTGTGGAGGTGTGGAGGCGTGGAGGCTGTGTGGAAGATAAAAGAACTTAGGTCAAAGATTCCAAGGGTGCAGGTGCAGGGAATCTGCTTTATTGGGGTGCGGGTGTAGGAGTTTTGGGGGTGCAGTGCGGTGAGGGGTGTGAGGGGTGCAGGGGTATTTGGGGGTGCAATGCggtgaaagagagaaaatagatAGTAACTTATTTTATAACCAGGGACAAACATGGAAATAAAGTAGGTTTTGGGGGTACAGAAGAGAttattggaggtgcagggagaagccccccAAAGATAATTATAACTAGTCTATATAATACGACAGGGGGAGTCTGGAGAAGGGGGTGATTTTTCTCGATTTTGCTTAACCACTCCTAAAACAGTAAGAGAGATAATGTGATGAGAGGAGAggacgaaaattgttttagcttTGTTTTCAAAGTACCAGACCGgaacactaataaaaataacttaaaacacatgtgttattttttaaacaatgaatTTTTTACATACTTATATTAATCACATCAATTATATTTACTACAAAgttctatattatttttcaatgaaattaataaaataaaaaattattataataaaataataatttataataaaagaataatttttaaacgTGTAAGTTGGGAGTATGAGAAAATTTGGAATCTCAACCGAccactattttttttacatcctTATCCTAGTCCAAACATGATCTACCTATTTCTGGATCTTTTTACAGAATATATTCAAATAGTTTCCACTGAAATGGAGATGTAGTAATATATATCAAACTACCACTTTTTCAATTGTCTTTTAAACATTAGTTTCAAAACCAGTGAACATTAGCACAACACTGAACACAGAATGAGTTCAGAATGAGCACGGGCAGTGGCAAAGTAGCGTGTGTTACTGGCGCTTCCGGTTACATAGCTTCCTGGCTCGTTAAGTTTCTTCTGGAACACGGTTACAATGTTAAGGCCACTGTTCTCGACCCAAGTATGTGTTTTGATCGGATCTGTTAGGGTTAAGATTACTGATTTTTTATCAGCAATCTAGGATTTAGTTTTGTTCCGTTTTGCAAAACCTGTTTAGAATAAGTTTCCCTCTTTTGTTTTGTAACAAGCAAAATACTTTTGATCCGAAAGATTATGAAATACATacatgtcttcttcttcttcattgatTCCTTTTCTGTGTGTCTCTGCCATAATATAATGTGTGACGTGCAGATGATCCCAGAATGGTGGATCACTTGCTTAACCTTCAAGGTGCCAAGGAGAGATTGCATCTCTTCAAGGCAAATCTTCTAGAAGAAGGTTCCTTTCACTCTGCCGTTCAAGGTTGTCACGCTGTGTTCCACACGGCTTCTCCCATTTTCAACAATGCCAAAGATCCACAGGTTTCTTTTGATTGCAATAAGATGTGTTCATTCTTTTTTATCCATGGCCGTATAACAAtttgtttttgctttttttgTTTCAGACCGAGTTGTTGGATCCAGCTGTGAAGGGAACTTTGAATGTTCTGAGATCGTGTGTGAACTCGCCGACGCTGAAACGCGTCGTTTTAACTTCTTCTTTTACTGCAGTTGGGTTCAGCGACAGGCCTAAAACCCCTGATGTGGTGGTTGACGAGACTTGGCACTCCGACCCAGAATTCTGTAAGAGAATGGAGGTATGCGCCGTTTTCTCTTATATACTTTCATTACATGTTAATTATTCAAATGTCAACAAAGTCTTATAATTTGTCATGCATATTATGTTGCCTTGTTCTTCTCACATTTTtgctatttattatttatgttctaGTCATGGTATAACCTTTCAAAGACTTTGGCCGAAGATGCTGCCTggaaatttgtgaaagaaaACAATATCGACATGGTTACAATGAACCCAGCATTGGTTATTGGACCTCTCTTGCAACCAGAGCTTAACACCAGTGCTGCTGtagttttaaatttagttaatgGTAATTACTGTTTACACATTATGCTCTAAAATTTCTATCATTTGATTTTGCTGTTCTGTtcttagataattaaaaaaaaaaaaaactgttgcATCGCCTTCATACAGGTGCGCCAACATTTAAAAATGATTGTTTTAAATGGGTGGACGTGAGAGATGTTGCAATTGCCCATGTTCTGGCATATGAGAATGCTTCAGCTAATGGAAGATATTTACTAGTTGAGAGGGTGATACACTACTCAGACGTTGTGAAGATGATAAGCCATATGTGCCACTGTTTAATGTTTCGAAGGAAAAAGCGAAGAGTTTGGGGATTGAATTTACTCCTTTGGAAGTGAGTCTCAAGGATACTGTGGAGAGCTTGAAGGAAAAGAAGTTTACCAAATTTTAAGTTGTTTCCCTTTGAGAAACGTCGAAACCTTCTTTAGTACcaaatttatgaatatatttacTGCAAAATAAGACTTAAATCAGAACTGGTGAGTACtgaaataagttattttttgtgTGAAGTGGTGTTTGTATTACAGATTTATATCACTGGAATATTTTGATAGTGTTTTTagactctttttttttatgacaataaaaataataaacacaattgaatttttttatactatttattttaacGAAAAGTAATTACTaaagtatgaaaaataaaatacgaaaagtaaggttctattttttgttaaatcatgaaaaccaaaaaattacGAGGTAAAAGAAATGTGTTtgctgaaaaattaaaaaaatttaacctcattattaattgttataaattcatagaaaatatttatacaagttTGGATTCTCAACTACATTTTATCTGATGTGcctttaaaatacataaataatcattaattttaaaattttaaaatatattaaagttatctTTAAAGTATCAAagcaatgtatttttaatgttcagcataggacaacataaaaaaaacttagtAGAGAAACTAGACTAAAAAAAATGGTCAAATAgatattttatagttattttttatttatactattttaaacttttatcaaataaaaataattttattatttgataatgtaaagacaacaaataaaatgaattatggGTTGTATTTCATCGaggaaatatatataattaatatatatatatatatatatatatatatatatatatatatataatccatacacattactaaaaaaactcacattttctgcaaattttgtttttaaatttttttcgtagggaatacttacaaattttgttgtgaaaaaattacaagaaattgctaccaattttcttgcaaaatattttgtataaaacacttttcgcaacaaattttgtaggcaatacttgcaaattttataattttgtagcaaatgattacccacgaagaaattatctatcaattaaaatttttagaaaaaatggcagaaaaaagttttttttttgcaaattgtttttaacaaatttgcaagaaaaattctatgtaatatgagaatttctagtagtgaCAGTTATGTTATTATccctataataatataaaaacaaaatgcgCAAAATTGT carries:
- the LOC114187398 gene encoding protein MAIN-LIKE 1-like; the protein is MIWDGQDRAVKVVFHIKKVKKLGRPHPSVAPFVLASGLSPLCDILYEYIDLGLVLGFVERWHPETNTFHLPIGEMTITLDDVWSLLHLSISGNFCSTENLEYEDFVEILTTLLGVDRAMACVELNQSRGAQVRLSWLRELYDIYCENELWEFAARAYLLHLVGCTIFANKSATYVRTHYLELFRDLSTCRTYGWGVATLVHLYEQLGDASFANTKQLAGYLPLLQAWIYEHFPTLGRKQVRDTYVETEPRALRYVTGRAISAIADVRVQLDGLTYDGMIWNPYIAHRAARQLVTHGMFYGFLRVGTVVQRHLPERVLRQFGFIQPIPRPPSSVPMMDFEAIDDRWKKHEQFVVHQVVQAPAPFSCSDGYLQWFRRVSHSYNLRGAEADRPSLVLVPRLRRNLPDDITVQRTSPSSSSSGLLGLVKRIISGLQRMIDCRDVTKGTVAWDRTHELLQMARDGVEEEETRGGRRV
- the LOC114187391 gene encoding uncharacterized protein LOC114187391, producing MTSEGGPQVIVIDRDLTLMNAVGIVFPECYHLLCCFHIQKNVQAKCKMLVNSVDAWDVVLQAWENVMDCEDELKFNECVHRLELVCQPWPVFFEYVNDSWIILYKKFFVKAWTNKVMHLGNTTSNRVESAHWSLKKVLGSSMGDLCSCWDGIHNVIILQHNEIKSSFERIINLISDSYKALSYRRLVGNISRCALELLAQELERVKKIGFDSSRCGCILRQTYGLPCACELTRYDPGIIPLQEIHVMWTRLSFSNVSSSQSEGQLSIQREVDLLLNLFKEVDIAGKVTIKHKLLDIVCPSMTSMLPPPSKVKTKGVAKSHRSKKSTKRDPSYFEHVDAFIESSRQDTCVAKTENKLKSKRVIEEKVIPMLEQFNHVFHPYILDVVDVVADGHCGYRCIAALLGMGEESWPLIRHDLYKELSQWRDEYATLVGGYDRLEELRKSLLVQSPSGANRDKWMTIPNMGYAIANRYNVILVCLSSVQNLTIFPLRTSPPISQSQHRLSCIGHVYNSHFVQVRLQEGCPLLTVDIISSSNCYPKAKGWASFYRDRMQAFLDLHIVDRSYVDLMED